The genomic stretch CTCCGTCGCCATATTGGTGCTGCCGGTGATGTTGATCACCGCATTCTCGGTGTCGAACACAAACAGCCGTGGCGTCACCAGCCCGTTTTTAACGTTTACATTGGCGGCAGCGCAGTTGATCGCCACTTCGTCATCGCCGAACAATTTGCTGACCACGTAGTTCCCCACGTTTAGCCCGGCGAGTTCCATCAGACCACGGCTGATCACGCCATCATTGATGAGGACTTTCATGTCGCCATTGCTGGTGCCGAGCAAGGCCGCCACCGAATTCCCGGTACCGGTCAGTATCGCATCACCGTTCAAATCGCCCAAACTGCGCTCCATCGACTGTACACTCGGCAGCAGCTGTTTCAGTTTCAGCTTACGCGCATGGATATCGGCGCGCGCCTGCATCGGCGATTTGTCGCCTTCCAGCCGGATGGTGGAATTGAGATTACCGCCCGCCACGCCAAAACGCAGAGGGTCAAGCAGGATTACGCCGTCAGTCAGTTTCAGGTGCGTACTTAAATCGCTCAGCGGCAGCGATTTCCCGTGCTCAATGCGGGTCGCGCTGAATTTCACATCGGCGTCCATCACGCGCCAGCTTTTGGTATCAAACTTCTCAACCGGCAGCACTTTGTCGGCAGGCTGACGGGTTGTCTCGCCGCGCTTCGCTTTATCCGTATTAGAATCCGCCCCGATCAGCGGTGCGAGATCGGCAAAGCGCAGTTGTTTGGACACCACCTCACCGGTCAGTTTCGGCCTCGGTTTACTGGCCAGATAGGTCAGAGAGCCGTGAATGTCGCTGTCACCAATCTCGCCGTTAAAGTTCTGATAACGGTAAACGGCACCGTTTTTATCGTGCAATGTCGCCGATAAATGACCGTCGGTGGAATATGGCGGGGTTTGCGGCAGCAGGACGCCCGTCAGACCGTACAAATCAGACAGCGTCTGCCCGGAGAATTTCAGGCGTAAATCGAGACCGCCGAGGTTCATCGGATCCTGTAAGGTCCCGGCGACGGCCACGCGGGTTTTCCCCGAACGCACATCCGCCTGTAACGGGAACAGCGCGTCAGGATCTTTCAGCGCCA from Rahnella sikkimica encodes the following:
- a CDS encoding AsmA family protein; this translates as MTRTGKVISWVVGVIVILLIALVIFIAMFDWNRLKPTINQKVSTELNREFAIRGDLGVDWSRQKDEAGWRAWVPWPHIHAEDIVLGNPSDVQTGEKDAQMVKLARVDASIAPLALLHKEVLIPRIWLKQPDASLLRLDNGKNNWTFNLANSDTQDPAQPPSPWSFTLNDIVFDRGQIDYKDAKLKADFRAVIDPLGKPLPFTEVVGDKKDALQTKTPPYVFGWKVDGKYNGESLSGSGKIGGMLALKDPDALFPLQADVRSGKTRVAVAGTLQDPMNLGGLDLRLKFSGQTLSDLYGLTGVLLPQTPPYSTDGHLSATLHDKNGAVYRYQNFNGEIGDSDIHGSLTYLASKPRPKLTGEVVSKQLRFADLAPLIGADSNTDKAKRGETTRQPADKVLPVEKFDTKSWRVMDADVKFSATRIEHGKSLPLSDLSTHLKLTDGVILLDPLRFGVAGGNLNSTIRLEGDKSPMQARADIHARKLKLKQLLPSVQSMERSLGDLNGDAILTGTGNSVAALLGTSNGDMKVLINDGVISRGLMELAGLNVGNYVVSKLFGDDEVAINCAAANVNVKNGLVTPRLFVFDTENAVINITGSTNMATERLDLSINPESKGVRILTLRSPLYVRGTYKNPDAGVKPGPLIARGAAAIALGAVVAPAAALLALISPSDNEENQCGPILQQMKEK